From a single Pochonia chlamydosporia 170 chromosome Unknown PCv3seq00010, whole genome shotgun sequence genomic region:
- a CDS encoding ankyrin repeats (3 copies) domain-containing protein: MKGEESQEYGVGRFRNAKFEATILHIAAKHGLVDVVEFLLANGANVNAGSSTYCYCNTKWKNVFPFREFYPLHFALVHAESRKPRELYKAAELLIQHGAYLVSAEQMAFNFLYRCGFELLDLADKTRTAAMSTSILLYALSNGSDATRICQDLLTREEIVYSEEYSHEGDTLLHGAMQHGDVNILKHVLDRYRGDYWSKNEAKQTPLHLAASKGHDEAIRLFFDRVPSRKTFPMEPDRTGNCPISYSLSSAMESESRRVDGVNLILDKTKDLTIRQYNDTGDTLLHMAVQTGDADLVSRIMRCLKTNVTGRNARGDMPIHRLAASKFDRKGAAAVIKVLIDAGCPIDSPSSGGTPLAIAIDHQNYSTAMILLEAGSGGLQSLGSQDLNNLFRKVLTDHVTSDELKHSQTLLVSHLIKLGADVEWSSSYKVGKGSITTANGPPLFLSMAAARNEHCTNVLLAAGAKVDIKVTVSQGSAGASTPGSADNAVALIPALLHCHWKRSANTDEKVDSELIRNIELLLEHSVRLDYAVNGVSTFDFACESADKGQSELLKLVLDRCSSKNLPKQVVSEAISKRKGQSSSSGKGSPEEVTLKLLEKFNSLPRRLLRQIEQKSGKTKLK; the protein is encoded by the coding sequence ATGAAGGGTGAAGAATCACAGGAGTACGGCGTTGGCAGATTCCGTAATGCCAAATTCGAGGCGACCATACTTCATATAGCTGCGAAACACGgcctggttgatgttgttgaattCCTTCTCGCAAATGGCGCAAACGTCAATGCCGGCTCCTCAACATATTGCTACTGCAACACGAAATGGAAGAATGTGTTCCCTTTCCGTGAATTCTATCCTCTTCACTTTGCTTTGGTGCATGCCGAGTCTCGAAAGCCACGGGAGTTATACAAGGCTGCTGAACTACTTATTCAACATGGTGCATATTTGGTCTCAGCAGAACAAATGGCATTCAACTTTTTGTACAGATGCGGGTTTGAATTACTCGACTTGGCTGACAAAACGAGAACTGCCGCAATGAGCACATCGATACTCCTGTACGCACTCAGTAACGGGAGCGACGCGACGCGAATATGTCAAGATTTACTGACAAGGGAAGAGATTGTATACTCTGAAGAGTATAGCCACGAAGGAGATACGCTTCTTCACGGAGCCATGCAGCATGGGGACGTCAACATATTGAAGCACGTTCTTGACCGATATCGCGGAGACTATTGGAGCAAAAACGAAGCTAAACAGACGCCGTTGCATCTCGCTGCGTCCAAGGGCCACGATGAAGCCATTAGACTCTTCTTTGATAGGGTTCCGTCTCGCAAAACATTTCCTATGGAACCTGACAGAACCGGCAACTGTCCAATTTCCTATAGTCTTTCTTCTGCTATGGAGTCCGAGTCGAGGCGGGTGGACGGTGTCAACCTCATACTGGACAAAACGAAAGACTTGACTATACGGCAATACAACGACACAGGAGATACATTATTGCATATGGCTGTTCAAACTGGGGATGCAGATCTTGTATCAAGAATTATGCGTTGCCTGAAGACGAACGTCACAGGCCGCAACGCACGTGGAGATATGCCAATACACCGACTTGCGGCGTCTAAATTTGATCGCAAGGGCGCTGCAGCAGTGATCAAGGTTTTAATCGACGCTGGATGTCCAATTGATTCGCCCAGTTCTGGTGGTACGCCACTGGCCATTGCTATCGATCACCAAAACTACAGCACAGCCATGATACTACTGGAAGCTGGCAGCGGTGGTTTGCAATCACTGGGTAGTCAAGACTTGAACAATCTTTTCCGCAAAGTATTAACGGATCATGTCACCTCTGACGAACTAAAGCATTCACAAACTCTGCTCGTGTCTCATCTTATCAAACTAGGGGCCGACGTGGAGTGGTCCTCAAGTTATAAagtcggcaaaggcagcatcaCGACCGCAAATGGGCCACCACTGTTTCTATCAATGGCTGCCGCACGCAATGAACATTGCACAAACGTCCTCCTTGCGGCCGGTGCAAAAGTCGACATCAAAGTTACAGTGAGTCAGGGCTCTGCAGGTGCCTCTACTCCAGGATCAGCCGACAATGCGGTTGCTCTGATTCCGGCGCTACTACACTGCCATTGGAAGCGGTCTGCCAATACAGACGAGAAAGTTGACAGCGAGTTAATTCGAAACATAGAGCTGCTACTTGAACACAGCGTACGGCTTGATTACGCCGTCAATGGTGTTTCTACATTtgattttgcttgcgaatCCGCTGACAAGGGGCAGTCGGAGCTTCTCAAACTGGTACTAGATCGGTGCAGTAGCAAGAACCTGCCAAAGCAGGTTGTCTCTGAGGCTATCTCAAAGAGAAAGGGGCAAAGCTCCAGTAGCGGAAAGGGTTCTCCCGAAGAGGTGACTCTCAAGCTGCTTGAAAAGTTCAACTCCCTACCTCGCAGACTATTGAGACAAATCGAGCAAAAGTCTGGGAAGACGAAGCTAAAATAG
- a CDS encoding double zinc ribbon domain-containing protein — MFGRRRRTPFLTAAVLAGTATAASRHGARKQSEMESQRQFQMEQEAEFRRSQDDRERVRNQEAIDRAVNEALAKQQANQTNQGNQQFSSPPPVLMQPGGGPPPNYMAGDEYMTGPNPYLQPGAVPPRPRSTSAADSGILFCSGCGGKCGLQDRFCSRCGRSLAAVAYDQPEKQAM; from the coding sequence ATGTTCGGCCGGAGAAGACGCACACCATTCCTCACTGCCGCTGTTCTTGCTGGAACCGCCACTGCAGCCTCAAGACATGGCGCCAGGAAACAGTCTGAGATGGAGTCCCAGAGGCAGTTTCAGATGGAGCAGGAGGCAGAGTTCAGAAGGAGCCAAGACGACCGAGAACGGGTGCGAAACCAAGAAGCCATCGATAGGGCCGTGAACGAAGCTCTGGCTAAGCAGCAGGCCAACCAGACAAACCAAGGCAACCAGCagttttcttctcctcctccagtcTTAATGCAACCGGGTGGTGGCCCGCCTCCTAACTATATGGCCGGCGACGAATACATGACTGGACCTAACCCTTACCTCCAACCCGGAGCTGTGCCTCCGCGACCTCGAAGCACTTCGGCGGCCGACTCTGGCATATTATTCTGCTCGGGATGTGGAGGCAAGTGTGGCCTTCAAGACAGGTTCTGTAGTCGATGCGGTCGATCTCTTGCGGCCGTTGCGTACGACCAGCCCGAGAAGCAGGCAATGTGA
- a CDS encoding cysteine-rich secretory protein family domain-containing protein — protein MVRLKLFLATIAISGFALPVLACPAGKVHTVITNTTVTRLPTGVIPSNPQLSTQRPKRPKTSLIKAISTATPTPALPITTRRAPPISSPTDVPSGGSNSSYMAIVDKWRAAMGLTSLKQDSRVESNALKTSENSGGSLKHKIFPGSSAQVMAPGNPDNFESVFVGGWLCEIPTLPGLGDACRTLSKGWNHAGQTGHAEILTSKQYSKIGCGLALGIWTCDLA, from the coding sequence ATGGTCCGTCTTAAGCTGTTTCTCGCAACAATAGCCATCAGCGGCTTCGCACTTCCTGTGCTGGCGTGCCCGGCTGGGAAGGTTCATAccgtcatcaccaacaccacagtCACGAGGCTTCCGACTGGCGTTATTCCTAGCAATCCTCAACTCAGTACCCAACGACCGAAAAGACCCAAAACATCTCTAATAAAGGCTATATCTACTGCAACACCGACTCCGGCATTACCCATCACGACGCGCCGTGCACCACCCATCTCTTCCCCCACCGATGTTCCATCCGGGGGCAGCAATTCTAGCTACATGGCAATTGTTGACAAATGGCGTGCGGCAATGGGGCTAACTAGCCTCAAGCAGGACAGTCGTGTGGAGAGTAATGCTCTTAAAACGAGTGAGAATAGTGGCGGGAGCCTTAAGCATAAGATCTTCCCCGGATCAAGTGCACAGGTCATGGCACCAGGAAATCCGGACAACTTCGAGAGCGTCTTCGTCGGTGGCTGGCTCTGTGAGATACCGACACTTCCCGGCCTCGGTGATGCCTGCCGCACCCTGAGCAAAGGCTGGAACCATGCcggccagactggacatgcGGAGATCTTGACCTCGAAGCAGTACTCCAAAATTGGGTGTGGGTTGGCTTTGGGAATATGGACCTGCGATCTAGCTTAG